Proteins encoded together in one Salmo salar chromosome ssa08, Ssal_v3.1, whole genome shotgun sequence window:
- the LOC123744277 gene encoding protein krueppel-like: protein MGPSDSHGRILFDQVLNSNDRARAQGATSGNNKDKRFLCMFCNKGFSCLQKVEIHQRVHTGEKPFSCTQCHMHFAQAGNLKRHQRVHTGEKPYSCPQCEKRFSHQHQLKMHLKVHTEERPFACTHCGKRFSERSYLRIHQQKNHSTL, encoded by the coding sequence ATGGGGCCTTCCGATTCACACGGCCGCATCCTTTTTgatcaggtattgaactcaaacGACAGGGCTAGAGCTCAGGGAGCCACATCAGGTAATAATAAAGATaaacggttcctctgcatgttctgtaacaaaggcttcagctgcctccagaaggtggagatccaccagagggtccacacaggggagaaaccattcagctgtacccagtgtcataTGCACTTCGCCCAGGCTGgcaacctgaagaggcaccagagggtccacacaggggagaaaccataCAGTTGCCCCCAGTGTGAAAAGAGGTTCTCCCACCAACACCAactgaagatgcacctgaaggtccacacggAAGAGAGGCCATTTGCCTGTACGCACTgcgggaagaggttctcagagaggagctacctcaggatacaccaaCAGAAAAACCATTCCACTCTATAA